Proteins encoded in a region of the Streptomyces sp. NBC_00513 genome:
- a CDS encoding VCBS repeat-containing protein, with the protein MRFSRSGRLAACTATALATGMLMASAASATGLPKPVTPTPKVTADERVPGHLPTGKAKSATQQKQRLAAGANAAAGSAWNLFDVDGDGADDLLYRGLSGASYLKASASKEADTAFDVSKTDSAEDFKDVIPVGDLDHNGRPELLRLTVTGRLSLTEAYSTTGTGGAMWSGGGWNIYNKVFGAGDLTGDGNADLLARTKDGQLYLYPGTGKAGYDTPFGNRVLLGAGWGAFSQLIGGADYNGDGKTDVVATTAAGVMYFYKGTGSAAAPFGDSVQTGTGWNGFNQIVPINDTNGRALVLARAVNGQTYLYTADANGALGNRREFGPGWQSIDLIAGQGGIPAHGKSVLWGRTAGGTLFGYGARGDGTFGDRKQISDDNGWAVADYGITLASSLTTASAADMLWRDGGDMYDGGTFLGGGWDIYNAFAGVGDLTGDGYGDLLARDKSNVLWLYPGKGGNGQGFANRVKLGAGWGIYNKLIGAGDVTGDGRADLLARGTDGALWAYPGTGNTAAPFGDRVKIGDSGWNGLGKLTAVGDVNGDGRTDLVGVDSAGVAYLYSASGEKGLNTFKGRTSLGGGWNTYAEIL; encoded by the coding sequence ATGCGCTTCTCGCGCTCCGGTCGCCTCGCGGCCTGCACCGCCACCGCCCTCGCCACGGGCATGCTGATGGCCTCCGCGGCCTCGGCGACCGGGCTGCCGAAGCCCGTCACCCCGACCCCGAAGGTCACCGCCGACGAGCGCGTCCCCGGACACCTGCCGACGGGCAAGGCGAAGTCCGCCACGCAGCAGAAGCAGCGCCTCGCCGCCGGCGCGAACGCCGCCGCCGGCTCCGCGTGGAACCTGTTCGACGTGGACGGCGACGGCGCCGACGACCTCCTCTACCGCGGACTGAGCGGCGCGTCCTACCTCAAGGCCTCGGCGTCCAAAGAGGCGGACACCGCGTTCGACGTCTCGAAGACGGACTCCGCCGAGGACTTCAAGGACGTCATCCCGGTCGGCGACCTCGACCACAACGGCCGGCCCGAGCTGCTGCGCCTGACGGTCACCGGCCGTCTCTCCCTCACCGAGGCGTACTCCACCACGGGCACCGGCGGTGCCATGTGGAGCGGTGGCGGCTGGAACATCTACAACAAGGTGTTCGGCGCCGGCGACCTGACGGGAGACGGCAACGCCGACCTGCTGGCCCGCACCAAGGACGGCCAGCTGTACCTCTACCCGGGCACGGGCAAGGCCGGCTACGACACCCCCTTCGGCAACCGGGTCCTGCTCGGCGCCGGCTGGGGCGCCTTCTCCCAGCTCATCGGCGGTGCGGACTACAACGGCGACGGCAAGACCGACGTCGTGGCCACCACGGCGGCCGGCGTCATGTACTTCTACAAGGGCACCGGCTCCGCCGCGGCGCCCTTCGGCGACAGCGTGCAGACCGGGACCGGTTGGAACGGTTTCAACCAGATCGTCCCGATCAACGACACCAACGGCCGCGCCCTGGTGCTGGCCCGCGCGGTGAACGGCCAGACCTACCTGTACACCGCCGACGCGAACGGTGCGCTCGGCAACCGCCGCGAGTTCGGCCCGGGCTGGCAGAGCATCGACCTGATCGCCGGCCAGGGCGGCATCCCCGCGCACGGCAAGTCCGTGCTGTGGGGCCGCACCGCCGGTGGCACGCTGTTCGGCTACGGCGCCCGCGGCGACGGTACGTTCGGGGATCGCAAGCAGATCTCCGACGACAACGGCTGGGCGGTGGCCGACTACGGCATCACCCTGGCCTCCTCGCTGACCACCGCGTCCGCCGCGGACATGCTGTGGCGCGACGGCGGCGACATGTACGACGGCGGCACCTTCCTCGGCGGCGGCTGGGACATCTACAACGCTTTCGCGGGCGTCGGTGACCTCACCGGCGACGGTTACGGCGACCTCCTCGCGCGGGACAAGTCCAACGTCCTGTGGCTCTACCCGGGCAAGGGCGGCAACGGCCAGGGCTTCGCGAACCGCGTGAAGCTCGGCGCCGGCTGGGGCATCTACAACAAGCTGATCGGCGCCGGCGACGTGACCGGCGACGGGCGCGCGGACCTGCTGGCCCGCGGCACCGACGGCGCCCTGTGGGCCTACCCGGGCACCGGCAACACCGCCGCCCCCTTCGGCGACCGCGTCAAGATCGGCGACAGCGGCTGGAACGGTCTCGGCAAGCTCACCGCGGTCGGCGACGTCAACGGTGACGGCCGCACGGACCTGGTGGGCGTGGACTCCGCCGGTGTCGCCTACCTCTACTCGGCGAGCGGTGAGAAGGGTCTGAACACCTTCAAGGGCCGCACCAGCCTCGGTGGCGGCTGGAACACGTACGCGGAAATCCTCTGA
- a CDS encoding LuxR C-terminal-related transcriptional regulator gives MGVRVMVVDEHRLLAEALASALKLRGHRVLAAAAPAVGAAELVINRSPEVCLFGTATPAEPGVFEPVVRIKRERPQIAVVVLGPVPSPRGIAAAFAAGACGYVRHDERIEGVERALAKARAGEVAISPQLLQGAFGELLNPAAQPDDEGSRLLRLLTPREIEVLVRVAEGEDTRLIAAGMAIAPSTARTHVQRVLMKLGVGSRLEAAALAARTGLLDRAIPPARSIHPPSERG, from the coding sequence ATGGGCGTACGGGTCATGGTGGTCGACGAGCACCGCCTGCTGGCCGAGGCGCTCGCCTCGGCCCTGAAACTGCGCGGCCACCGGGTGCTCGCCGCGGCCGCGCCGGCCGTCGGCGCGGCCGAACTGGTCATCAACCGGTCCCCGGAGGTCTGTCTCTTCGGCACCGCGACCCCCGCCGAGCCCGGGGTCTTCGAGCCCGTCGTCCGCATCAAGCGGGAGCGCCCCCAGATCGCGGTGGTGGTCCTCGGACCGGTGCCGAGCCCGCGGGGGATCGCCGCCGCCTTCGCCGCCGGCGCCTGTGGGTACGTACGCCACGACGAGCGCATCGAGGGCGTGGAACGGGCCCTCGCCAAGGCGCGGGCGGGGGAGGTCGCGATCTCCCCGCAGCTGCTCCAGGGCGCGTTCGGGGAGTTGCTCAATCCCGCCGCCCAACCCGACGACGAGGGAAGCCGGTTGCTGCGCCTGCTCACCCCCCGCGAGATCGAGGTGCTCGTCCGGGTCGCGGAGGGCGAAGACACCCGGCTCATCGCGGCGGGCATGGCCATCGCGCCGAGCACCGCCCGCACGCACGTGCAGCGGGTGCTGATGAAACTGGGCGTGGGCTCCCGGTTGGAGGCCGCCGCGCTGGCCGCCCGTACCGGCCTGTTGGACCGGGCGATCCCACCGGCGCGATCCATCCACCCGCCCTCCGAACGCGGTTGA
- a CDS encoding TetR/AcrR family transcriptional regulator, with protein sequence MMGDVAIDGSSSSSDKPRRGRRVRMTGAERRQQLLDIGRTLFAEKGFEGTSVEEIAAKAGVSKPVVYEHFGGKEGLYAVVVDREMRQLLDGVTGALTAGHPRELLEQAAFALLDYIENYTDGFRILVRDSPVAQSTGTFASLISDIATQVEDILGLEFKARGFDPKLAPLYAQALVGMVALTGQWWLETRQPKKAEVAAHLVNLSWHGLENLEAKPRLVGHRKS encoded by the coding sequence ATGATGGGGGACGTGGCGATCGACGGCAGCAGTTCCAGCAGCGACAAGCCCCGGCGCGGCCGCCGGGTCCGGATGACGGGCGCCGAACGGCGTCAGCAACTGCTGGACATCGGCCGCACCCTGTTCGCCGAGAAGGGCTTCGAGGGCACGTCGGTGGAGGAGATCGCGGCGAAGGCCGGGGTGTCCAAGCCGGTGGTGTACGAGCACTTCGGCGGCAAGGAGGGCCTGTACGCGGTCGTCGTGGACCGGGAGATGCGCCAGTTGCTGGACGGGGTGACGGGCGCGTTGACCGCCGGGCATCCGCGGGAGCTGCTGGAGCAGGCGGCGTTCGCGCTGCTGGACTACATCGAGAACTACACGGACGGTTTCCGGATCCTGGTCCGGGACTCGCCGGTGGCGCAGTCGACGGGCACGTTCGCGTCGCTGATCAGCGACATCGCCACGCAGGTGGAGGACATCCTCGGGTTGGAGTTCAAGGCCCGGGGCTTCGATCCGAAGCTGGCGCCGCTGTACGCGCAGGCCCTGGTGGGCATGGTGGCGCTGACCGGGCAGTGGTGGTTGGAGACGCGTCAGCCGAAGAAGGCCGAGGTCGCGGCGCACCTGGTGAACCTGTCCTGGCACGGACTGGAGAACCTGGAGGCGAAGCCCCGACTGGTGGGCCATCGCAAGAGCTGA
- a CDS encoding VOC family protein: MLTAVDHVQLAVPPGAEDLLRAYYSDALGMSELPKPPVLAGRGGCWFAAGAVQLHLGVEEDFRPARKAHPGLRVTDIEAYARRLREHGAEVVWDDDLPGYRRFFSTDPVGNRLEFLEPHHPEPCLEAAG; this comes from the coding sequence GTGCTCACCGCCGTCGACCACGTCCAACTCGCCGTACCACCCGGCGCCGAAGACCTGCTCCGGGCGTACTACTCCGACGCCCTCGGCATGTCCGAGCTGCCCAAACCGCCCGTCCTCGCCGGCCGGGGCGGCTGCTGGTTCGCCGCCGGCGCCGTACAACTGCACCTGGGTGTCGAGGAGGACTTCCGGCCCGCGCGCAAGGCCCACCCGGGACTGCGGGTCACCGACATCGAGGCGTACGCGCGCCGCCTGCGCGAGCACGGGGCCGAGGTCGTCTGGGACGACGACCTGCCCGGGTACCGCCGCTTCTTCTCGACCGACCCCGTCGGCAATCGGCTCGAATTCCTGGAACCGCACCACCCGGAACCCTGCCTGGAGGCCGCGGGCTGA
- a CDS encoding PQQ-binding-like beta-propeller repeat protein, with translation MSTPPPPSQPPSGGFGAPQNPPPGGFSTPPLPSAPPSVPQQPPGAPSYGYPQQPPGAPSYGYPQQPGAGTPPPAFGHPTAPMHAASAPSGGAPGGNRDQRNQLMIVGAALLAIVLIIGGGFWYVSGDDGGSTPIAKGDPTASPGDDKAAVGAGGKEKAPGNPKSKVLLNLPSPKPADTVQVPGSWITDTTYAKSDVGKIVGYNLVDGGKKWEVPLPGEICAATHHVSDNKSAILFRPTQPTAESKYPPCTQVGVIDLNAGKLLWSGNAKGATSGDKPASFDEVTLSGQTVAAGGTNGGAAWNLADGKSLWTPKVDAEGCYDYGYAGGEALAVIRKCGRSGEQNLIAQTLDPATGAPTSSYKLSEGIEWASIVSTKPLIIGADVGKTAKNATGVSDLFVVDPKGELKARIALNSGNFAGKCGSTEVEKCTGMLVGNGKIYLPSYEHQGQSSYGRTNELLSFDLETGKQTSDRADAGEKYQLYPLRMDGSNIIAYKEPPYDKGGQIVSIDGKTMKETLLMENPADKETQRAETGDFSPEFSEYRYHDGKLFISRRSVSKPRSGGDPDYLFVSFSAS, from the coding sequence ATGAGTACCCCGCCGCCCCCCAGTCAGCCGCCGTCCGGCGGCTTCGGCGCCCCGCAGAACCCCCCGCCCGGCGGGTTCTCCACCCCGCCGCTGCCGTCCGCACCGCCGTCGGTCCCGCAGCAGCCGCCCGGCGCGCCTTCGTACGGCTACCCGCAGCAGCCGCCCGGCGCGCCCTCGTACGGCTACCCGCAGCAGCCCGGCGCCGGCACCCCGCCGCCCGCCTTCGGACACCCCACCGCCCCCATGCACGCGGCCTCGGCCCCGTCCGGCGGTGCCCCCGGCGGCAACCGTGACCAGCGCAACCAGCTGATGATCGTGGGTGCGGCCCTGCTCGCCATCGTCCTCATCATCGGCGGCGGCTTCTGGTACGTCTCCGGCGACGACGGCGGCTCCACGCCCATCGCGAAGGGCGACCCGACCGCGAGCCCGGGCGACGACAAGGCGGCGGTCGGCGCCGGCGGCAAGGAGAAGGCGCCCGGCAACCCCAAGTCGAAGGTGCTGCTGAACCTGCCGAGCCCGAAGCCGGCCGACACCGTCCAGGTCCCGGGTTCCTGGATCACCGACACCACGTACGCCAAGTCCGACGTGGGCAAGATCGTCGGCTACAACCTCGTCGACGGCGGCAAGAAGTGGGAGGTGCCCCTTCCCGGCGAGATCTGCGCCGCCACCCACCACGTCAGCGACAACAAGTCGGCCATCCTCTTCCGGCCCACCCAGCCGACGGCGGAGAGCAAGTACCCGCCCTGCACCCAGGTCGGCGTCATCGACCTGAACGCGGGCAAGCTCCTGTGGTCCGGTAACGCCAAGGGCGCCACCTCCGGCGACAAGCCCGCCTCCTTCGACGAGGTCACCCTCAGCGGCCAGACCGTCGCCGCCGGCGGAACCAACGGCGGCGCGGCCTGGAACCTCGCCGACGGCAAGTCCCTGTGGACCCCCAAGGTCGACGCCGAAGGCTGCTACGACTACGGCTACGCGGGCGGCGAGGCCCTCGCCGTCATCCGCAAGTGCGGCCGCAGCGGCGAACAGAACCTGATCGCCCAGACCCTCGACCCGGCCACCGGCGCGCCCACCTCCTCGTACAAGCTCTCCGAGGGCATCGAGTGGGCCTCCATCGTGTCCACGAAGCCCCTGATCATCGGCGCCGACGTCGGCAAGACCGCCAAGAACGCCACGGGCGTCAGCGACCTCTTCGTCGTCGACCCCAAGGGCGAGCTGAAGGCCCGCATCGCGCTCAACTCCGGCAACTTCGCCGGCAAGTGCGGCAGCACCGAGGTCGAGAAGTGCACCGGCATGCTCGTCGGCAACGGCAAGATCTACCTGCCCTCCTACGAGCACCAGGGCCAGTCGTCCTACGGCCGTACCAACGAGCTGCTCTCCTTCGACCTGGAGACCGGCAAGCAGACCAGCGACCGCGCCGACGCCGGCGAGAAGTACCAGCTGTACCCGCTGCGCATGGACGGGTCGAACATCATCGCCTACAAGGAGCCCCCGTACGACAAGGGCGGCCAGATCGTCAGCATCGACGGCAAGACGATGAAGGAAACCCTCCTCATGGAGAACCCGGCGGACAAGGAGACCCAGCGCGCCGAGACCGGTGACTTCTCGCCGGAGTTCTCCGAGTACCGCTACCACGACGGGAAGCTCTTCATCTCGCGCCGATCGGTGAGCAAGCCGCGCTCCGGCGGCGACCCGGACTACCTGTTCGTGTCCTTCAGCGCGAGCTGA
- a CDS encoding MarR family winged helix-turn-helix transcriptional regulator, with amino-acid sequence MEDEVDRLVAAWRRERPDLDVEPLEVLSRVSRLARHLDRARRLAFSEHGLEPWEFDVLTSLRRAGAPYQLSPGQLLTQTLVTSGTMTNRIDRLAKKGLVERLPDPNDRRGVLVRLTAEGRDRADQSLAGLLAQERAILAQLSQGQRGDLAGLLRRLTAPFDNIPG; translated from the coding sequence ATGGAGGACGAGGTCGATCGACTGGTCGCGGCATGGCGGCGAGAGCGCCCTGACCTCGACGTGGAACCGCTTGAGGTCCTGAGTCGCGTGAGCAGGCTCGCGCGTCACCTCGATCGCGCCCGCAGGCTCGCCTTCTCCGAGCACGGCCTGGAGCCGTGGGAGTTCGACGTACTGACCTCGTTGCGGCGCGCCGGCGCGCCCTACCAGCTCTCCCCCGGCCAGCTCCTGACGCAGACCCTCGTCACCTCGGGCACCATGACCAACCGCATCGACCGGCTCGCCAAGAAGGGCCTCGTCGAGCGACTGCCCGACCCCAACGACCGGCGCGGCGTCCTGGTCCGGCTCACCGCCGAGGGACGTGACCGCGCGGACCAGTCGCTCGCCGGACTGCTGGCCCAGGAGCGGGCGATCCTCGCCCAGCTCTCCCAGGGCCAGCGCGGTGACCTCGCCGGACTGCTACGCCGGCTGACCGCTCCGTTCGACAACATCCCCGGCTAG
- a CDS encoding trans-aconitate 2-methyltransferase, with product MHSDTAPARTPAPAPSSAPTWDPRQYLRHAGHRAQPFLDLLNRIPELPARPARIADLGCGPGNVTALLAERWPEAHITGFDLSPEMLRRAGEEYAGPTIGGGRLDFRHGDLAHWLPEETYDLIVSNAALQWVPGHPGSFGPWINGLRPGGTLAFQVPGNFTAPSHRLLAELCDTPRWRDRLAGHGARYVHVLDPAEYLARLIELGCTVDVWETTYHQLLTGTDPVLDWVKGTALRPVLTRLGDDRAAVDLFLDEYREALREAYPPGPRGTVFPFRRIFAVARKEA from the coding sequence ATGCATTCCGACACCGCGCCGGCCCGGACCCCCGCCCCCGCCCCCTCCTCCGCACCGACCTGGGACCCCCGGCAGTACCTGCGCCACGCCGGGCACCGCGCCCAACCCTTCCTGGACCTGCTGAACCGCATACCCGAGCTCCCCGCCCGCCCGGCCCGGATCGCCGACCTGGGCTGCGGCCCCGGCAACGTCACCGCACTGCTCGCCGAACGCTGGCCCGAAGCCCACATCACCGGCTTCGACCTCTCCCCGGAGATGCTCCGCCGCGCCGGCGAGGAGTACGCCGGTCCCACCATCGGCGGCGGCCGGCTCGACTTCCGCCACGGCGACCTCGCGCACTGGCTCCCCGAGGAGACGTACGACCTGATCGTCTCCAACGCCGCCCTCCAGTGGGTGCCCGGCCACCCGGGCTCCTTCGGTCCCTGGATCAACGGACTGCGGCCCGGTGGCACCCTCGCCTTCCAGGTCCCCGGCAACTTCACGGCCCCCAGCCACCGCCTCCTCGCCGAACTCTGCGACACCCCGCGCTGGCGCGACCGCCTCGCCGGCCACGGCGCGCGCTACGTCCATGTGCTGGACCCCGCCGAATATCTCGCCCGATTGATCGAACTCGGCTGCACCGTCGACGTCTGGGAGACCACCTACCATCAGCTGCTGACCGGGACCGATCCGGTGCTCGACTGGGTCAAGGGCACCGCCCTGCGCCCGGTGCTCACCCGGCTCGGCGACGACCGGGCCGCCGTGGACCTGTTCCTCGACGAATACCGCGAGGCGCTGCGCGAGGCCTACCCGCCCGGCCCGCGCGGCACCGTCTTCCCGTTCCGCCGCATCTTCGCCGTCGCCCGCAAGGAGGCCTGA
- a CDS encoding response regulator transcription factor, with protein sequence MVRIRVLVVDDHRIFAESLAAALAAEPDVDVSAAGSGPAASRCLERAAAEGRRFDVLLVDADLGAAVGAVPTQRVPGSGPPAPGPGADGIALVANVRVAHPGVRTVVLAERDDPRRAALALQAGASGWVAKDCSLSRLLAVIRGVLREETHLPPALLTGVLRELTAARKHRTDSERLVESLTPREHEVLRCMVAGLGRKDVAARLFLSPHTVRTHMQNVLGKLGVHSTLAAVALARRAGVRPAELAGDVVERSGQPA encoded by the coding sequence GTGGTTCGTATCCGGGTTCTCGTGGTCGACGATCACCGCATCTTCGCCGAATCTCTCGCAGCCGCGCTCGCGGCCGAGCCCGACGTGGACGTGTCCGCGGCGGGCAGCGGTCCGGCCGCCTCGCGCTGCCTCGAACGCGCGGCGGCCGAGGGCCGTCGCTTCGACGTCCTGCTGGTGGACGCCGACCTCGGCGCCGCCGTCGGAGCCGTGCCCACGCAGCGCGTACCGGGCTCCGGTCCGCCCGCGCCCGGGCCCGGCGCGGACGGCATCGCGCTGGTCGCGAACGTCCGGGTGGCCCATCCGGGGGTGCGCACGGTGGTCCTCGCCGAACGCGACGACCCCCGCCGGGCCGCGCTGGCGCTCCAGGCCGGGGCCTCCGGCTGGGTGGCGAAGGACTGTTCGCTGTCGCGGCTGCTGGCCGTGATCCGAGGGGTGCTCCGCGAGGAGACGCACCTGCCGCCGGCGCTGCTCACCGGAGTGCTCCGTGAGCTGACGGCGGCGCGCAAGCACCGCACCGACAGCGAACGCCTGGTGGAGTCCCTCACACCGCGCGAGCACGAGGTGCTGCGCTGCATGGTCGCGGGGCTGGGCCGCAAGGACGTGGCCGCGCGGCTGTTCCTGTCCCCGCACACCGTCCGCACCCACATGCAGAACGTGCTGGGCAAGCTGGGGGTGCACTCCACGCTGGCGGCGGTGGCCCTGGCCCGGCGGGCCGGCGTGCGACCGGCCGAACTAGCCGGGGATGTTGTCGAACGGAGCGGTCAGCCGGCGTAG
- a CDS encoding fatty acid desaturase has protein sequence MTISPDLIEDASAPSDTPEPSATLGGENKRSVEQIALLLFITVPFVALLAAIPLAWGWGVSLLDVGLMVFMYFLACHGITIGFHRYFTHGSFKAKRPLRIALAIMGSMAVEGPLVRWVADHRKHHKFSDHEGDPHSPWRFGETLPALMKGLWWAHIGWLFDEEQTDQQKYAPDLIQDPAIRRISRDFIFWTMFSLALPPLVGGLVTMSWWGAFTAFFWGSLVRVALLHHVTWSINSICHAVGKRPFKSRDRSGNVWWLAVLSCGESWHNLHHADPTSARHGVLRGQVDSSARLIRWFEQLGWASDVRWPSEARIDARRKEKSSNAA, from the coding sequence GTGACCATCAGTCCCGATCTGATCGAGGACGCGTCCGCGCCCTCAGATACGCCCGAACCGTCGGCGACGCTCGGCGGCGAGAACAAGCGGTCCGTCGAGCAGATCGCCCTGCTGCTGTTCATCACCGTCCCCTTCGTGGCCCTGCTGGCGGCGATTCCGCTGGCCTGGGGCTGGGGGGTGAGCCTGCTGGACGTCGGCCTGATGGTGTTCATGTACTTCCTGGCCTGCCACGGCATCACCATCGGGTTCCACCGCTACTTCACGCACGGTTCCTTCAAGGCGAAGCGGCCGCTGCGAATCGCGCTGGCGATCATGGGCTCGATGGCGGTGGAGGGTCCGCTGGTGCGCTGGGTGGCCGACCACCGCAAGCACCACAAGTTCTCCGACCACGAGGGCGACCCGCATTCGCCGTGGCGGTTCGGGGAGACGCTGCCGGCGCTGATGAAGGGCCTGTGGTGGGCGCACATCGGCTGGCTCTTCGACGAGGAGCAGACCGACCAGCAGAAGTACGCGCCCGACCTGATCCAGGATCCGGCGATCCGGCGGATCTCGCGCGACTTCATCTTCTGGACCATGTTCTCGCTGGCGCTGCCGCCGCTGGTCGGCGGTCTGGTGACGATGTCCTGGTGGGGCGCGTTCACGGCGTTCTTCTGGGGCTCGCTGGTGCGCGTGGCGCTGCTGCACCACGTGACGTGGTCGATCAACTCGATCTGCCACGCGGTGGGCAAGCGTCCGTTCAAGTCGCGGGACCGCAGTGGCAACGTGTGGTGGCTGGCGGTGCTCTCGTGCGGCGAGTCCTGGCACAACCTGCACCACGCCGATCCGACCTCGGCCCGGCACGGTGTGCTGCGCGGCCAGGTGGACTCCAGCGCCCGGCTGATCCGCTGGTTCGAGCAGTTGGGCTGGGCCTCTGACGTGCGGTGGCCGTCCGAGGCGCGCATCGACGCCCGGCGCAAGGAAAAGTCCTCGAACGCGGCATGA
- the galE gene encoding UDP-glucose 4-epimerase GalE: MSKYLVTGGAGYVGSVVAAHLLEAGHEVTILDNLSTGFGEGVPAGATLINGRIQDAAEYLDPSFDAVLHFAASSQVGESVADPGKYWDNNVGGTLALMTAMRDAGVRRLVFSSTAATYGEPVDGPLTEASVTAPSNPYGASKLAVDHMIAGECVAHGLAAVSLRYFNVAGAYRGLGERHDPETHLIPLVLQVALGERESIAVYGEDYPTPDGTCVRDYIHVADLADAHLAALRVATEGEHLICNLGNGTGFSVREVVDTVRRVTGREIPAVVAPRRPGDPAVLVASARTARERLGWTPTRSDLTNIVTDAWNFARERSA, encoded by the coding sequence GTGAGCAAGTACCTGGTCACGGGTGGAGCCGGATACGTGGGCAGCGTCGTGGCCGCCCACCTGCTGGAGGCGGGCCACGAGGTCACGATCCTCGACAACCTGTCCACCGGCTTCGGAGAGGGCGTCCCGGCGGGCGCCACCCTGATCAACGGGCGGATCCAGGACGCCGCCGAGTACCTGGACCCGTCCTTCGACGCCGTCCTGCACTTCGCGGCCTCCTCACAGGTCGGGGAATCCGTCGCCGACCCCGGCAAGTACTGGGACAACAACGTGGGCGGCACCCTCGCCCTGATGACCGCGATGCGCGACGCCGGCGTGCGCAGGCTGGTCTTCTCCTCCACCGCCGCCACCTACGGCGAGCCGGTCGACGGCCCGCTGACCGAGGCCTCGGTGACGGCCCCGAGCAATCCGTACGGCGCCTCGAAGCTGGCCGTCGACCACATGATCGCGGGGGAGTGCGTCGCCCACGGCCTCGCCGCGGTCTCGCTGCGCTACTTCAACGTGGCGGGCGCCTACCGGGGGCTCGGCGAGCGCCACGACCCCGAGACCCACCTGATCCCGCTGGTCCTCCAGGTCGCCCTCGGCGAACGCGAGTCGATCGCGGTGTACGGCGAGGACTACCCGACCCCCGACGGCACCTGTGTGCGCGACTACATCCACGTCGCGGACCTGGCGGACGCCCACCTCGCGGCGCTGCGCGTCGCCACCGAGGGCGAGCACCTGATCTGCAACCTCGGCAACGGCACGGGGTTCTCCGTCCGCGAGGTCGTCGACACCGTCCGCCGGGTCACCGGCCGCGAGATCCCCGCGGTCGTCGCCCCGCGCCGCCCGGGGGACCCGGCGGTCCTGGTGGCCTCGGCGCGCACGGCCCGCGAGCGGCTGGGCTGGACCCCGACCCGTTCGGACCTCACCAACATCGTCACGGACGCCTGGAACTTCGCCCGCGAGCGGAGCGCCTGA